gaatgtgctgtctgcctccgcatttgcgggtccgcacatccgttccacaaaaaaaatagaacatgccctattcttgtccgcaattgaggacaagaaaagggattttctatgagagtgccggcgatgtgcggtccgcacattgccggtgtccgtgttttgcgtatccgcaaaacaaataaggacgtgtgaatggaccctaagggtgtaCCTACATGGGGCGTATATGCTGCGATATTTCTTTTGAGAAACAAAGGGTGGAGAATCCGCAGAACAGTATCAATGCACTGCGAAAAAAATCCGCCACTGATTTCACCCTTTGTATTGCACAGGGTGAAATCCGCGCAGAAATTTCTACTCAGACTCGTTGCAGCAAAATCCGCCACAGATTTTTCTCAGCAAAATACAGTCCATGTGGATGTGCCCTAAAAAAGTTTTTTCCgggatgtaaggctactttcacatccgaGTTTTtccattccggttttgagatccatcAGAGGAGGaacacgcttccgttttgtccgcattcattgtcaatggggacaaaactgaacaaaccggaatgGAACGCACCAGAATCCATTCCGTTCCcgtttgttgcgttcccatgccggacacaaaactggctgcaagcagcgtttttgtgcgcGTCATGAGATACTGATCAAGATGGATCCAGacacgaaaaaaaaacggatccggctcccattgacttacaatggttttagttccccgactgttcattttagagataatacaaccggatccgttctgaacggatgcagagcgTTGTATTATTTATCGGATGCGTTTTGGTGATCCTTTGCTGGATCAGCGGCAAAAACATACATGTCTAAGATTGATGGCTTTCAATGTGTGAACGGTTGGGAGTCCAAACCTAGGGATCCCCTCAGATCAGAGAAGGCCATATATCGTACAGTCCCCAAAAAGCCATTTACTGACATGTATTTGGCCGGTTCTTCACTAGAAGTCAGGATATACCTAAACTTTTGACACTGAGTCCAAAAAGCTGTTTTGTTCTTCCATGTGTAGAGAAGTTCTCTGAATCTGGACTTGGCTACTTCTCGGGAGCTCTAACCGGCTCCATATAGTCTGCTATTCTAATAAACACGTCATAACCATCATTACCGCACATGATCTCATCTGCCATTTATTGCATCCCATGGTGGTCTTTTCCTTCAAGGGATGGTTTTCATAAAGCTTGCACTTAGTTGGGCCTGCAGGGCCATCTGGTCGAACGTTCTGCTCTTGGTCTGTTCTCTGATTTTATCTCGGATGTGAAAGGAAGCCCTGGCGATCTTCTTCCCCACCTCGATGGTGGCTTCTTTCTCCTTGAGGACCTTGTCACTTTTCCGATCTTTGACTCTGATAAGATGTGCTACGTGTTTCCGGTAGTTTTCTTCTTCTTCCTGGAGCTTTTGTTTTAAGAGTTGGTGGGCTTTCTCCTTGATGAAGTTGAGTTCTCGCGTCCGCTCTGCTTTACTCTGCAGACTTTTTCCCAAAGAGTCTTTTGCCTGAAGAATTTTTTGATTGCTTACTTGAACTAGCATTTTCTTGTGTCTAATTTGCTCTTTCTCCTGTTGTTCTGCTCGGATTTTTGCCATTATGGTCATCTCCTCTTCCCTAGAAGCTTTCTCTTGTATTTCCTTAAGACGTTCCTCATGGATCTGCTCATAAGTCTCCTGGAACCTGTGCTCCTTCTGTTGCATGGAGATCATCTTGGAGCGCTCCTCAGCTTTGACATGGTGGTCCACCTCCTCCTTGAGCCTGGAATGTCTTAGCTTCTCATATTCGTTCTTgttttggatgtttttcttgttCTGAACATCTTTGATCATCTTGGCCTTGATGGCTTGCAGCATACGTTCCTCTAGAAGACGACCACCCACATCTCTGGGGCTTTTTGACATCAAGTCTTGGAATTGGCTCTTGGACTGTAGATTTTCTTGGACCTTCTTCATGCCATTGTTAAAAAGCATCCTCTGCTCAGGAGTCAATGTCTTCAACTCTTTGTTATTCTGAGCCGTCAGATGACGGACGGCATCAAGTTGCCACTCAAATTTGGAGCTTTTAGGGCTTTGTCTACGGTTTTGGGCTCGGTCAGTCCAGTTGTGCTTGCTCAGAGCTTCTCGGATTACCTTCTCCTTGCTGCGGAGATCTTCCCAGGCTTGTTGGGCCTGCAATTTCCTCTGCTTGGACATTTCCTCCTCTTGGTGCTTGAGTAACATCAGAGCTGCAATCTTCTTATCCCTATCGGGCAGGGACACCTTGATTTCTTTTTCCACCTTACGGGTAAGATGGTGGATTTGTACTTCTGGCCGAATCAGGTTTCCATGACTTAGGGTTCTTCGTAGCACCTCTCCTTCACCTCTGTGGCCCTTGGTTGCTGAGACCCCACGGTTTGGAGAAGTAGCACGGTTTGGGGATGTTGTGATGTCCAAGTATTCCCAGGGATCTTGGAAGATTGCGGTGTGTCGGTGGTTCCAGGGCTTCTGAGAAGCAGTGGAGGACCTAGCATGGTCCTGGAGGTTGAAGCGGGGACCTCCAGGGTTACAGTCACTATCCAGCAATGTCTTCCTTAGCTCCCTGCACCGCCTCACCTTCCTCAGCCTCTCCATCTCATGGGCTTCATACATCTCACTGACCTCCTGACTGGAAGCCCCTGGTTTCTCCTCCCTGACCTCTCCATAGGACTTGTAGAGCAAATCCACAGGCCGCACTCCCAGCCGAGCACAGGCTTCCAGGGAACGGGGGCTGGTGAGTACATACCGGCTGTCACCACAGTCCTCGAAATTAGTCAGGTCAAGATGCAGGGAGGGAGACCGTCTGCCGTCCTCCATCTCTGTTCTGCCCGTTGTGAATAGGACGCTTCTCTCGGTTGCCCAGGGTGACTAGCTAACGTGAAGAAGCGTTGCTGACGTATGCCGGGGACAGAATTGTAAAGCACACCGCGCCCTCTAGTGACAATAGCCGAGAGATCGTTACAATTCGCTGAGACTGAACACGCATGCGTAAAAAGTAGGTTTCCGAACACTAGAGGATGAAAGGCAATACCAAAGTGTCTAAGGGATGTCTGCTGTTACAGGGGAAAAAGGCTCCGGCATTGTACATGTAATCCTACTAGTGTACTAATTATGCCAAAGCAGtaatttaacttattttttttttgtgacacaaTTTTTTAGGAGAAAACATTGCATGGACAAAAATTCAACCTTTACTAGTTGCCAActccaaaaatggctttattcaGGAAGATTTTAGTTCTAAGCTCTTTTTCAGCATGAGCCCCGCCCTCAAATATGGCCATGACTCATGACGACAGCGAGAGAATCCCATTGACAGTGTCAGAGTGCCCTCAGAGTGCCCCCACAATCAGTATCAGCAGCCAAAAACTGTCCTCATAAGGTTGTCAGATCCGTTAAACGGTGCCGGGGTATGCCCATAACATGTTCACCCAGAGAGTGCCCCTATAAACAGTTTCATACAGGGGGCGCAACCCTTTATGGCACCATAGTGCCCACCTTAAACGGAATAAATCCCAAATCACTAACAGAATTTTGTCCTAGTGTTCAGCCAGAGAATACCCTCATTAATAGCGCCGCAGTGTGCCCGATATTATCAGTACCAGTCAGAAAGATCATCTAGAGCAGTAATATATTCTCATAAATAGCGCCATCCAGAGAATGGCcgtcagagtgcccccataaacagTTCTCAGTTTGTTTgagtccccaaaaaaaactgcataATAAGACCCTTCAATGACCGCCATATAAGTATTGGAATGTAGGTATTTGACATTAAAATGTGACATAGTTGGCGGAGCTACAGCCATACTCCAGAGGGTTAAGCCCGTGATATCAAGCAAATAGATCCATAATAAATGAGGCTGCTCGGGACCATGCGCTAGGTGATTAGCATAATCAATGTGCACATACTCATACTTCATTATATATAATAGGACTTCATACATATTTCATGAGACCTAATTAATACTACTCATATAAATGATAAATAATGAGAAGGTACGGGGGCGGGGAGGATGTTGTGGCCCACGGAGGAGGAAGCGACATGTCTGCTATAACGTAATGCCACTGACTGAAGAATGCGATTTCCTCGCAATATCGAGACTCCAAATCTCCAAATTTGGGAGAAGATCATATTTTTGGATActgtattattttttaaaataaatagtgaAGAAactctgtaaaaaatgatttgccgttttgtgtctacagctcctatgcagacctataGGCCTCCATGTTTCGTCATCTGGCCTGTCCTTGCTAAAAGCCTGTATGGAAAACATAAAAGAGGTTttcccatcatagacaatgggggacccgcacctacaccgagaacgcagcggggaaaggtggtggagggtgcactgcgcatgcgcagccaccctccatttatttctatggggccgctgaaaatagccgagcactggcaagtgcggtgcgctcccattcacttgtatggggagaaCGCTTGGCGGTGGCCGGAACCCAGGAAactcggggtcctccagccaccggtctccccgctccgttctcggtgtagaGGTGGAATCCAcacccatcagacaatgggggcatatcctagacatatacccccattgtctgtgatgggacaacccctttaaccttgtcACCCCTTCTTGCCCCCCCATCCATGCCGCATGCCACAAGCTGTGTTTGTTTTCATGGAGAAGTTCTGCTACTGATCTAATTGCTGCTCTGAGACGAGCAGTGTGAGCGGCGCGCAGTCAGCTCTGCTCCATCTGATGATCGCCCCTGCTGGGCGTCTCACACTGAGACGGTGTTTTTCATTCCACACAAAGCTGAGGACTTCAATCACTTCTgcgatattgtatctgacagggctcAGAGGATCGCTGTCCTGGAGTCTGTGCGCTTGAGTCTATTATGTATTAACCCATTAGTGGCCAcaaatacgcctttttacggtggtcactaaggggccttaggctgggcctccTCATTCTTACGGTGGCCCAGTCTAAGAGCTACGCAGGTTTCCTATGCTGCTCTAATGGCTTGGACCATCAGAAGCGCCAATCTGGGCTGTTTAACTCCTTAGATGCCACCGTCAATAGCATCCACGGCACGTAAATAATTACAGAGggatcagtttttattttatttttttgacagtgttcacctgaggagttaggtcatgtgatagttttatagagccggtcgatacagacacggtgatacctaatatgtatacttttcttttttttccctatttaaaaaaaaaataattccatttattttggcaaaaggatatatttttttctttttacttgaaacttttaatttttttggaggaaaactttattttttcaacttttattgCACTGCACATACAC
The sequence above is a segment of the Bufo bufo chromosome 4, aBufBuf1.1, whole genome shotgun sequence genome. Coding sequences within it:
- the LOC120997537 gene encoding coiled-coil domain-containing protein 177-like yields the protein MEDGRRSPSLHLDLTNFEDCGDSRYVLTSPRSLEACARLGVRPVDLLYKSYGEVREEKPGASSQEVSEMYEAHEMERLRKVRRCRELRKTLLDSDCNPGGPRFNLQDHARSSTASQKPWNHRHTAIFQDPWEYLDITTSPNRATSPNRGVSATKGHRGEGEVLRRTLSHGNLIRPEVQIHHLTRKVEKEIKVSLPDRDKKIAALMLLKHQEEEMSKQRKLQAQQAWEDLRSKEKVIREALSKHNWTDRAQNRRQSPKSSKFEWQLDAVRHLTAQNNKELKTLTPEQRMLFNNGMKKVQENLQSKSQFQDLMSKSPRDVGGRLLEERMLQAIKAKMIKDVQNKKNIQNKNEYEKLRHSRLKEEVDHHVKAEERSKMISMQQKEHRFQETYEQIHEERLKEIQEKASREEEMTIMAKIRAEQQEKEQIRHKKMLVQVSNQKILQAKDSLGKSLQSKAERTRELNFIKEKAHQLLKQKLQEEEENYRKHVAHLIRVKDRKSDKVLKEKEATIEVGKKIARASFHIRDKIREQTKSRTFDQMALQAQLSASFMKTIP